One genomic window of Cydia strobilella chromosome 11, ilCydStro3.1, whole genome shotgun sequence includes the following:
- the LOC134745359 gene encoding zinc finger protein 181-like: MIRGDKTMPKAKTTKTKGSRLDLLQQPEEEPLVVPKVIRQYTRKKKESVGSANKLAGTTSINVAAALSEQTDSISLVNNRVNIKEEIMESFHDIEIMDVDVKIENHVKTEERSESQNGVRAEDNYVKIKEESIDTLSDESVMNSNASMNSNLSETVQETEITIKIEPEDDLQYMNSEQKHTDGFPADCLQSEEDIAVKIEPKAEKIYCNNVNSKMYSRNNVKENVQGQNCQELAPILQLQQTLNVANVQAPQRKIVITEEIHIKEEAICDTEDCFEVKDMTLVTTSSIQVKDKTPITTSSIQVKDKTPITASSIDLKDKTPVATSSIEVKHNTPITASGIQVKDKTPIIASSIELKDKTPVATSSIKVKDKSPVVIKKNPLPEKIKIRRIMNMPKILKTYGRKQPDPAAMKKCFLLAVSNPPAKILKIVSQKLPKTKSQPSGPKFICDMCSSNFRSKASMSAHMRFTHGVVMKHTCVVCSATFPHHYLMLAHRRAHAGPPLECDLCPKSFQSKDKYGEHLNTHLRERLFPCPVCLQRYPMLVHLQRHAEKHTQEDIFSCNICKESYRSLIDLRRHSERDHGEKEEFPCYVCSRIILSSADFLTHVRTHDNAFHTCAFCPRKFTDAQKWEEHSAEHIEKIGRGEAIEKPYSCEYCKKSFEYQSVLKTHIRMHTGERPYECPECKKKLKTQSALTEHVNGHKRPYPCPECKQRFGKRNSLSRHMLLHTGERPHSCTGCPMTFVQRSSMLQHIRRFHQPGLKRVPKKKKGAKKTTKKKDC; encoded by the exons ATGATAAGGGGTGATAAAACAATGCCGAAGGCGAAGACAACAAAGACGAAGGGGTCGCGGCTAGACCTTCTACAGCAACCTGAAGAGGAGCCTTTGGTAGTCCCTAAG GTAATCAGACAGTATACAAGAAAGAAAAAGGAATCTGTGGGGTCAGCAAATAAACTTGCGGGTACAACCAGTATAAATGTGGCTGCTGCATTATCAG AACAAACTGATTCCATATCTCTAGTCAATAATCGTGTTAATATTAAAGAAGAAATCATGGAGAGTTTTCATGATATTGAAATCATGGATGTTGATGTTAAAATAGAAAATCATGTTAAAACAGAAGAAAGGTCAGAATCACAAAATGGAGTCAGAGCAGAGGacaattatgttaaaattaaagaaGAAAGTATAGATACTCTTTCAGATGAAAGTGTCATGAATAGTAATGCCTCCATGAATTCTAATCTAAGTGAAACAGTCCAAGAAACTGAAATCACTATTAAAATAGAACCAGAAGATGATTTACAATATATGAACTCAGAACAGAAACATACAGATGGGTTCCCCGCAGATTGTTTACAATCTGAAGAGGACATTGCTGTCAAAATAGAACCAAAggctgaaaaaatatattgcaaTAATGTAAATAGCAAAATGTACTCAAGGAATAATGTAAAAGAAAATGTGCAGGGCCAGAATTGTCAAGAACTTGCTCCCATCCTTCAACTGCAGCAGACATTGAATGTTGCGAATGTTCAGGCTCCACAAA ggAAAATAGTGATCACTGAAGAAATTCATATTAAAGAAGAGGCAATTTGCGACACTGAGGATTGTTTCGAGGTAAAAGATATGACTTTAGTAACTACTAGCAGCATTCAAGTAAAAGATAAGACTCCAATAACCACTAGCAGCATTCAAGTAAAAGATAAGACTCCAATAACTGCTAGCAGCATTGATTTAAAAGATAAAACTCCAGTAGCTACTAGCAGCATTGAAGTAAAACATAACACTCCAATAACTGCTAGTGGCATTCAAGTAAAAGATAAGACTCCAATAATTGCTAGCAGCATTGAATTAAAAGATAAAACTCCAGTAGCTACTAGCAGCATTAAAGTAAAAGATAAGTCTCCAGTAGTAATTAAGAAAAACCCTCTaccagaaaaaataaaaataagaagaaTTATGAATATGCCTAAAATTCTGAAAACATATGGGAGGAAACAACCAGATCCAGCTGCAATGAAGAAATGTTTTCTTCTTGCTGTTAGCAACCCACCAG CAAAAATCCTGAAAATCGTCTCCCAGAAATTGCCAAAGACCAAATCTCAGCCATCCGGTCCAAAATTTATTTGTGACATGTGCAGTAGTAACTTCAGGAGCAAAGCCAGCATGAGCGCCCACATGCGGTTCACGCACGGCGTGGTCATGAAGCACACGTGCGTGGTGTGCTCTGCTACTTTCCCACATCACTACCTCATGCTCGCGCACCGGCGCGCGCACGCCGGCCCGCCGCTCGAGTGCGACCTGTGCCCCAAGTCCTTCCAGTCCAAAGATAAATACGGAGAGCATTTGAATACCCACCTACGCGAGCGACTCTTCCCTTGCCCGGTGTGTCTCCAACGCTATCCAATGCTAGTGCATTTACAAAGGCACGCCGAGAAGCATACGCAGGAAGATATCTTCTCTTGCAATATTTGTAAGGAGAGCTACCGTTCTCTTATTGATTTGAGGCGACATTCCGAGCGCGATCATGGAGAAAAAGAAGAATTCCCCTGCTATGTTTGTAGTCGGATTATTTTATCTAGTGCAGATTTTCTTACTCATGTAAGAACGCATGATAACGCGTTCCATACGTGCGCTTTCTGTCCCAGAAAATTCACCGACGCGCAAAAATGGGAGGAGCACTCCGCTGAACATATTGAGAAGATAGGTAGAGGCGAGGCTATTGAAAAACCCTACAGCTGCGAATACTGTAAAAAATCCTTTGAATACCAAAGTGTTCTGAAAACACATATTAGAATGCATACTGGGGAGCGACCATATGAGTGTCCAGagtgtaaaaaaaagttgaagACTCAAAGTGCATTAACGGAGCATGTTAACGGGCATAAGCGGCCTTATCCATGTCCGGAGTGTAAGCAACGGTTTGGTAAGCGGAATTCTCTGTCGAGGCACATGTTGCTACACACTGGGGAGCGTCCGCACAGCTGTACGGGCTGTCCGATGACTTTCGTGCAACGTTCGTCGATGCTGCAGCACATACGGCGGTTTCACCAGCCCGGACTCAAGCGGGTACCGAAAAAAAAGAAAGGTGCGAAAAAAACTACTAAAAAGAAGGATTGCTGA